A single window of Paenibacillus sp. SYP-B4298 DNA harbors:
- a CDS encoding ArsR/SmtB family transcription factor: MGKQALEIFRDCLPLLQTLSDPHRQDILLLLSDNGRMTVNQLTERLPLSRPAVSHHLKLLRQADVVAVEQVGTQRYYELSMHHSIGLLRRLLEALERDCL, from the coding sequence ATGGGTAAACAAGCGTTGGAGATATTTCGTGACTGCCTGCCGCTATTGCAGACATTGAGCGATCCACATCGTCAGGATATATTACTGCTCTTGTCCGACAATGGCAGGATGACGGTCAATCAATTGACTGAGCGACTGCCGCTGTCACGGCCTGCGGTGTCCCATCATCTGAAGCTGTTAAGACAGGCAGATGTAGTTGCAGTCGAGCAGGTGGGAACACAGCGCTATTATGAGCTATCGATGCATCATTCGATCGGGCTGCTGCGCAGGCTGCTGGAGGCGCTGGAGCGGGACTGCTTGTAG
- a CDS encoding malate:quinone oxidoreductase: protein MGNRENTTDVILIGAGIMSATLGALLKELAPSWEIKVFEKLASAGEESSNEWNNAGTGHASLCELNYTVQKPDGSVDISKAIKVNEEFQVSRQFWSYLVDSKLIRNPRDFIVSVPHMSFVLGDQDVQFLKKRHEAMSANPLFEGMEFSSDPAKLKEWIPLMMKDRDASKPIAATRIESGTDVNFGALTRMMFSHLQKKKVEINYKRQIDDITRTSDGMWELKVRNVDSGAVERHRAKFVFIGGGGGSLHLLQKSGIPEGKGIGGFPVSGLFMVCRNPEIAAQHHAKVYGKAAVGAPPMSVPHLDTRLIDNKESLLFGPFAGFSPKFLKTGSMLDLVTSVKPHNLTTMLAAGAKNMALTTYLIKQVMLSKEQRMEELRQFIPNAKSEDWDLLVAGQRVQIIKDTAAGKGTLQFGTEVISAADGSIAALLGASPGASTAVSVMLEVIQRCFPQHLKSWEPKIREMIPSYGASLVSNPQLVRELHHATSRSLGLTTLEPQPVV, encoded by the coding sequence ATGGGTAATCGAGAAAACACAACAGACGTAATACTGATTGGCGCAGGCATCATGAGCGCGACACTGGGAGCATTATTGAAGGAGCTTGCCCCAAGCTGGGAGATCAAGGTATTCGAGAAGCTGGCAAGCGCAGGAGAAGAGAGCTCGAATGAATGGAATAACGCCGGAACCGGCCACGCCTCGTTATGCGAGCTGAACTACACGGTGCAGAAGCCAGACGGCTCGGTGGACATCAGCAAGGCAATCAAGGTCAACGAGGAGTTTCAGGTGTCTCGCCAGTTCTGGTCGTATCTGGTCGACAGCAAGCTGATTCGCAATCCGCGTGATTTTATCGTCTCTGTGCCGCATATGAGCTTTGTGCTCGGCGACCAGGATGTGCAGTTCCTGAAGAAACGGCATGAGGCGATGTCAGCCAACCCGCTGTTCGAGGGGATGGAGTTCTCCAGTGATCCAGCCAAGCTGAAGGAATGGATTCCGCTTATGATGAAGGATCGGGATGCGAGCAAGCCGATTGCAGCGACCCGAATTGAATCTGGGACGGATGTCAACTTCGGCGCTTTGACACGCATGATGTTCTCTCACCTGCAGAAGAAGAAGGTAGAGATTAACTATAAACGCCAGATCGATGATATTACACGCACGAGTGACGGCATGTGGGAGCTGAAGGTGCGTAACGTGGACAGCGGGGCTGTCGAGCGCCACAGAGCCAAATTCGTCTTCATCGGCGGAGGTGGAGGAAGTCTGCATTTGCTGCAGAAGTCCGGCATTCCTGAGGGAAAAGGAATTGGCGGGTTTCCGGTGAGCGGGCTATTTATGGTGTGCCGCAATCCGGAGATCGCCGCCCAGCATCACGCCAAGGTGTATGGCAAGGCGGCTGTTGGTGCGCCGCCGATGTCGGTGCCGCATCTGGACACGCGGCTGATCGACAACAAGGAATCGCTGCTGTTCGGGCCGTTCGCAGGCTTCTCGCCGAAGTTCCTCAAGACCGGCTCGATGCTGGATCTGGTCACCTCCGTCAAGCCGCATAACCTGACGACGATGCTGGCCGCAGGCGCGAAGAACATGGCGCTGACGACGTATCTGATCAAGCAGGTGATGCTGTCTAAGGAACAGCGGATGGAGGAGCTGCGTCAGTTCATCCCGAACGCCAAGAGCGAGGACTGGGATCTGCTGGTCGCGGGTCAGCGTGTGCAGATTATTAAGGATACTGCTGCTGGCAAGGGCACGCTGCAGTTCGGCACAGAGGTCATCAGCGCCGCTGACGGGTCGATTGCTGCTCTGCTCGGCGCTTCCCCTGGCGCATCCACTGCGGTATCGGTTATGCTGGAGGTTATCCAGCGCTGCTTCCCGCAGCATCTGAAGTCCTGGGAGCCGAAGATTCGGGAGATGATCCCGTCCTACGGCGCCTCACTCGTAAGTAATCCGCAGCTTGTTCGCGAGCTGCACCATGCAACGTCGCGCTCTTTGGGCCTAACGACCCTGGAGCCGCAGCCGGTAGTGTAG
- a CDS encoding FeoA family protein encodes MNSLPMIPLSACHTGQQFIMKRSDVQGVLRRRLLDLGFVPGAVIEVLQKSPLGDPVAYQVHHTTIALRHEEASRIFGCVKGEEEP; translated from the coding sequence ATGAATTCTTTACCGATGATCCCGTTATCCGCATGCCACACCGGCCAGCAGTTCATCATGAAGCGGTCGGATGTTCAAGGCGTGCTGCGCCGCAGGCTGCTTGATCTCGGCTTTGTGCCCGGCGCGGTTATCGAAGTACTGCAGAAGAGTCCATTAGGCGATCCCGTCGCCTATCAGGTTCATCATACAACGATTGCATTACGACATGAGGAAGCTAGCCGGATATTCGGCTGCGTGAAGGGAGAGGAGGAGCCATGA
- a CDS encoding FeoB small GTPase domain-containing protein, translated as MTAYRIALAGNPNTGKSTLFNALTGMRQHTGNWAGKTVARAEGIYEYGGGVYQMIDLPGTYSLFTNSVDEEVARDYILFERPDVTVVVLDATALERNMNLALQVMEMTDQVVVCINLIDEARKLGIAVDTHKLAGKLGVPVIPISARKKEGIGELQAAIRDVAAGRVRPTPRRIQYSADIEQQIAKLEPQIVKLLGGDYPARWIALRLLDGDDSIWQHMETRVQQTPAQKEESAHEPTALGLS; from the coding sequence ATGACCGCTTATCGCATCGCTCTCGCCGGCAACCCGAACACAGGCAAGAGCACACTGTTCAATGCCTTGACGGGTATGCGCCAGCATACCGGCAACTGGGCGGGCAAGACGGTGGCCCGCGCGGAGGGCATCTATGAATATGGTGGGGGAGTCTATCAGATGATCGATCTGCCCGGTACGTATTCGCTATTTACCAATTCCGTCGATGAAGAAGTCGCACGGGATTATATCCTGTTCGAACGACCGGATGTGACAGTCGTCGTGCTCGATGCGACCGCGCTGGAGCGCAATATGAATCTGGCGCTGCAGGTGATGGAGATGACCGATCAGGTTGTCGTATGCATCAATCTGATCGACGAAGCACGCAAGCTCGGGATCGCAGTCGATACTCATAAGCTTGCTGGCAAGCTAGGCGTACCTGTGATCCCGATCTCGGCTCGGAAGAAGGAGGGGATCGGGGAGCTGCAGGCCGCTATACGTGATGTGGCTGCTGGCCGTGTGCGCCCCACGCCCAGACGAATCCAATACAGCGCAGACATCGAGCAGCAGATTGCCAAGCTGGAGCCGCAGATTGTGAAGCTGCTCGGGGGCGACTATCCTGCACGGTGGATCGCGCTGCGCCTGCTCGATGGAGATGACAGCATCTGGCAGCACATGGAGACCAGAGTACAGCAGACACCAGCGCAGAAGGAGGAGAGCGCCCATGAGCCGACAGCACTTGGCCTATCATGA
- a CDS encoding nucleoside recognition domain-containing protein, with product MSRQHLAYHDAIALLKQQAQTALGGETIRDQLVTDLYVNAQDICADAITYQNRDRLRRSYELDRILTSKLWGYPIMLALLGIVFWLTIAGANVPSAMLASFFGWIEGYLTSFFQAVHAPDWLHGLLVLGLFRGTAWVISVMLPPMAIFFPVFALLENFGYLPRVAFNMDRLFKRSGGHGKQALTMSMGFGCNAAAILSTRIIESPRERILAIITNNFVPCNGRWPTLILLSSLFMTAGVAGGLHTAATALVLMGFVLLGIVVTLTVSWALSRTALRGVPSHYTLELPPYRKPEFVKTVLIASRDKSWSVLKRAIVVAAPAGVLTWVLGNIYVGDASVLQHTAAWFDPFARLLGLDGYILMAFILGLPANEIVLPILLMGYLSSGALVDVDGMTNLKSIFLDHGWTWLTALNMMLFSLLHYPCGTTLINIFKETRSHRWTLVAFLLPTSIAIFVTFAVAQTARALGWV from the coding sequence ATGAGCCGACAGCACTTGGCCTATCATGATGCGATCGCGCTGCTCAAGCAGCAGGCACAGACAGCGTTAGGCGGGGAGACGATACGCGACCAGCTCGTGACTGATCTCTATGTGAACGCCCAGGACATCTGCGCGGATGCCATTACCTATCAGAATCGGGATCGTCTGCGGCGCTCCTACGAGCTGGATCGTATCCTGACCTCGAAGCTATGGGGCTATCCGATCATGCTGGCGCTGCTGGGCATCGTATTCTGGCTGACCATCGCCGGCGCCAATGTTCCCTCTGCGATGCTAGCAAGCTTCTTCGGCTGGATCGAGGGGTACCTGACCTCGTTCTTCCAGGCCGTCCACGCGCCGGACTGGCTGCATGGCTTGCTCGTGCTCGGACTGTTCCGGGGCACCGCATGGGTCATAAGCGTTATGCTTCCGCCGATGGCGATCTTCTTCCCGGTATTCGCACTGCTGGAGAACTTCGGGTATCTACCGCGGGTCGCGTTCAATATGGATCGCCTGTTCAAGCGCAGCGGCGGCCATGGCAAGCAGGCGCTGACGATGTCGATGGGCTTCGGCTGCAACGCGGCGGCCATCCTGTCGACGCGCATCATCGAGTCGCCGCGGGAGCGCATATTGGCGATCATAACCAATAACTTCGTCCCCTGCAATGGCCGGTGGCCGACGCTGATTCTGCTCTCGTCCCTGTTCATGACTGCAGGGGTTGCAGGCGGGCTGCATACAGCAGCGACGGCACTGGTGCTGATGGGATTCGTCCTGCTGGGCATCGTCGTCACCTTGACCGTATCCTGGGCACTGTCCCGCACCGCGCTGCGCGGCGTTCCCAGTCATTACACGCTGGAGCTGCCTCCGTACCGCAAGCCGGAGTTCGTGAAGACGGTTCTCATCGCCTCGCGGGACAAATCCTGGTCCGTACTCAAACGGGCGATCGTGGTCGCCGCCCCGGCCGGGGTGCTGACCTGGGTGCTCGGCAATATCTATGTTGGGGATGCCAGCGTGCTGCAGCACACCGCCGCCTGGTTCGACCCGTTCGCCAGGCTGCTCGGACTGGACGGCTACATTCTGATGGCCTTCATCCTCGGGCTTCCGGCCAATGAGATTGTGCTGCCGATCCTGCTGATGGGCTACCTCTCGTCAGGGGCGCTGGTCGATGTCGACGGCATGACCAATCTGAAGAGCATCTTTCTGGATCACGGCTGGACGTGGCTGACTGCCCTGAACATGATGCTATTCTCGCTGCTGCACTACCCTTGCGGCACGACTCTGATCAACATCTTCAAGGAAACGCGCAGCCACCGCTGGACGCTGGTTGCCTTCCTTCTGCCGACTTCCATTGCGATATTCGTTACCTTCGCCGTAGCGCAGACCGCAAGGGCGCTGGGCTGGGTGTAA